The following coding sequences lie in one Lolium perenne isolate Kyuss_39 chromosome 2, Kyuss_2.0, whole genome shotgun sequence genomic window:
- the LOC127335017 gene encoding uncharacterized protein has product MLSSPSPPTLCSSSLLTSCSGHHHSPSRHRTRLRSSNPNAPTFPKPNPDPPRRLLGEDRRLSSLVHRGDLDAALRVIDSSPCPPDVQLANKLVRDLCRRGRPADAARVVDACGPAATAVTYSALADGYCRAGRLDDARRVVDGMPVPPTAYAYNPLMHALCVRGQVRDALVLLDGMLCRGCAPDVVTYNILLEAACKGAGYRRALELVDLMRDEGCTPTNVTYNVIMDGMCREGDVDAARQLLNSLPSYGCKANTVNYNTVLKGLRTAGRWGDVEELIDEMFGEDCPPSEATLSVVISQLCQEGLLQQAVRLLEKMSKHQCTASVASYNAVIGGLCEQGHVANALELLQKMQSCGCEPNTFTFEIIVKGLCSVDRWDHTTEGLCSPDISPFNTLIALLCQRGLTVQAIQVFKQMPKKGCTPDSTTYSTLIDGLAKSGNMDQSLELLNEMGNKGFDPEVNYKLLAEYLHDEAKIEEAIQMVHKLQDKGISPHTALYNTILLGLCRNGKTDHGIDILANMVSDGCMPDESTYIILIEGLAHEGCMKEARELLSKLSSKDVLIDSLIKNDGLLLDQSIHTS; this is encoded by the coding sequence ATGCTCTCGTCGCCATCTCCTCCCACCCTTTGCAGCAGCAGCCTCCTCACCTCCTGCTCCGGCCACCACCACTCCCCAAGCCGCCACCGCACGCGCCTACGCAGCTCCAACCCCAACGCCCCGACCTTCCCAAAGCCCAACCCCGACCCACCTCGCCGTCTGCTCGGAGAGGACCGCCGCCTCAGCTCGCTCGTCCACCGCGGCGACCTCGACGCGGCGCTCCGCGTCATCGACTCCTCCCCCTGCCCGCCCGACGTCCAGCTCGCCAACAAGCTCGTCCGCGACCTCTGCCGCCGGGGCCGCCCGGCCGACGCCGCGCGCGTCGTCGACGCGTGCGGCCCCGCGGCCACCGCCGTCACCTACAGCGCGCTGGCCGACGGGTACTGCCGCGCGGGGAGGCTCGACGACGCGCGCCGCGTCGTCGACGGCATGCCCGTCCCCCCCACCGCCTACGCCTACAACCCGCTCATGCACGCGCTCTGCGTGCGCGGCCAGGTCCGGGACGCGCTCGTCCTGCTCGACGGAATGCTCTGCCGCGGCTGCGCCCCCGACGTCGTCACCTACAACATCCTCCTCGAGGCCGCCTGCAAGGGCGCCGGGTACCGGCGGGCCCTGGAGCTGGTCGACCTCATGCGCGACGAGGGCTGCACGCCCACCAACGTCACCTACAACGTCATCATGGACGGGATGTGCAGGGAGGGCGACGTCGACGCCGCCCGCCAGCTGCTCAACAGCCTGCCTTCTTACGGGTGCAAGGCCAACACCGTCAACTACAACACCGTCTTGAAGGGCCTGCGCACCGCCGGGCGATGGGGGGATGTTGAGGAGCTTATTGACGAGATGTTCGGCGAGGACTGTCCCCCGAGCGAAGCGACTCTCAGCGTGGTCATCAGCCAGCTGTGTCAAGAAGGGTTGCTCCAGCAGGCGGTTCGGCTTCTCGAGAAGATGTCGAAGCATCAGTGCACGGCAAGTGTTGCTTCTTACAATGCCGTCATCGGCGGGCTATGCGAGCAAGGTCATGTGGCTAATGCCTTGGAGTTACTACAGAAGATGCAATCCTGTGGTTGCGAGCCTAATACTTTCACCTTTGAAATTATAGTCAAGGGTTTGTGCAGTGTTGATCGTTGGGACCATACCACCGAGGGTTTGTGCAGCCCTGATATTTCACCATTCAATACACTCATTGCTTTATTGTGTCAGAGAGGGTTGACGGTGCAGGCCATTCAAGTATTCAAGCAAATGCCCAAGAAGGGCTGCACTCCTGATTCAACCACTTACAGTACGCTAATAGACGGGCTTGCCAAAAGTGGCAATATGGACCAGTCACTTGAGCTGTTGAATGAAATGGGCAACAAAGGATTCGACCCAGAGGTAAATTATAAGCTGTTAGCTGAGTATCTGCATGACGAGGCTAAAATTGAGGAGGCAATTCAGATGGTTCATAAACTGCAAGATAAAGGCATATCACCCCACACTGCTCTCTACAATACAATACTATTAGGGCTTTGTAGAAATGGCAAAACAGATCATGGTATTGATATTTTGGCTAATATGGTGTCTGATGGTTGCATGCCTGATGAGTCGACTTACATTATACTCATCGAAGGCTTGGCACATGAGGGCTGTATGAAGGAGGCAAGAGAATTGTTAAGCAAGTTGAGTTCTAAAGATGTTCTCATTGACAGTTTGATCAAGAATGATGGTTTGTTGTTAGATCAAAGTATTCACACTTCTTGA